A region from the Manihot esculenta cultivar AM560-2 chromosome 13, M.esculenta_v8, whole genome shotgun sequence genome encodes:
- the LOC110629503 gene encoding protein SHORT-ROOT, which yields MDTLFRLVSLQQSDQSFNNSTSRTSSSSRSSRQNNHHHYQQEDEECFNFFMDEEDFSSSSSKHYYPYHHQQQTAATTPATTTTNISTPTTHHAVESADFSFSPSRELNFEFSGKWATDILLETARAFADKNSDRVQQLMWMLNELASPYGDTDQKLASYFLQALFSRMTDSGERCYRTLASASDKTCSFESTRKMVLKFQEVSPWSTFGHVSCNGAIMEAFEGETKLHIIDISNTFCTQWPTLLEALATRNDETPHLRLTTVITTKTGGGGGGNGGLAAVQKVMKEIGSRMEKFARLMGVPFKFNVIHHAGDLCDLNLAELDIKDDEALAINCIGSLHSVTSVSNSRDHIISSFRRLQPRIITIVEEEAELDVGSDGLDFVRGFQECLRWFRVYFESLEESFSRTSNERLMLERAAGRAIVDLVARQPSDSIERRETATRWSARLHACGFNPVLFSDEVCDDVRALLRRYMEGWSMTQCSDAGIFLCWKDQPVVWASAWRP from the coding sequence ATGGATACTTTGTTTAGGCTTGTTAGTCTTCAACAATCTGATCAATCTTTCAATAACTCTACTAGCAGAACCTCTAGCAGCTCTAGATCCTCGAGACAAAACAACCACCATCACTACCAGCAAGAAGACGAAGAATGCTTCAACTTTTTCATGGATGAAGAAGACTTCTCTTCGTCTTCTTCTAAGCATTATTATCCTTATCACCATCAACAACAAACGGCCGCTACTACCCCTGCTACCACCACCACTAATATTAGCACCCCCACTACTCATCATGCTGTTGAATCCGCTGACTTCTCTTTCTCACCTTCTCGTGAGCTAAATTTCGAATTTTCCGGCAAGTGGGCCACTGATATCCTCCTGGAAACTGCTCGGGCATTCGCCGATAAAAACAGCGACCGTGTTCAGCAACTTATGTGGATGCTCAATGAACTCGCCTCCCCTTATGGCGACACTGATCAAAAGCTTGCCTCCTATTTTCTCCAAGCTTTATTTAGCCGGATGACGGATTCTGGTGAGCGATGCTACCGAACTTTAGCTTCTGCATCGGATAAAACTTGCTCTTTCGAGTCTACAAGGAAAATGGTATTGAAGTTTCAAGAGGTGAGTCCTTGGAGTACTTTTGGTCACGTATCTTGTAATGGTGCAATCATGGAAGCATTTGAAGGTGAAACCAAATTGCATATTATTGATATTAGCAACACATTTTGCACCCAGTGGCCTACTTTGCTAGAAGCCCTAGCGACCCGCAATGATGAGACACCTCATCTCAGGCTAACCACCGTAATTACTACCAAAACTGGTGGTGGGGGTGGTGGCAACGGAGGTTTAGCTGCCGTCCAGAAGGTAATGAAAGAAATTGGAAGCAGAATGGAAAAATTTGCAAGACTTATGGGCGTTCCATTTAAATTCAATGTCATCCACCATGCAGGTGACTTATGTGATCTAAACTTAGCTGAATTGGACATTAAAGACGATGAAGCTCTAGCCATCAACTGTATAGGATCTCTACACTCGGTTACTTCAGTTTCTAACAGCAGagatcatatcatatcaagttTTCGAAGATTGCAGCCAAGAATCATCACTATTGTCGAAGAAGAAGCTGAACTTGATGTGGGTTCTGATGGGTTGGATTTCGTAAGGGGCTTTCAAGAATGCTTGAGATGGTTTAGGgtttattttgaatcattggaAGAGAGCTTTTCAAGAACAAGCAACGAAAGATTGATGCTTGAGAGGGCTGCAGGACGTGCCATAGTTGACTTGGTGGCTCGTCAGCCGTCCGACTCAATCGAACGGCGGGAGACAGCCACGCGCTGGTCTGCAAGGTTGCATGCATGTGGATTTAACCCTGTTTTGTTCAGTGACGAGGTGTGTGACGATGTACGCGCCCTGTTGAGGAGGTATATGGAAGGTTGGTCAATGACACAGTGCAGCGACGCCGGAATATTCCTGTGCTGGAAGGACCAGCCGGTAGTGTGGGCTAGTGCATGGAGGCCTTGA